Proteins from a single region of Ziziphus jujuba cultivar Dongzao chromosome 1, ASM3175591v1:
- the LOC107435074 gene encoding RNA polymerase II C-terminal domain phosphatase-like 4, with the protein MDSDPSRPGQALRLLTENFGKLEPHNQNKMEGLLQDKKLHLVLDLDRTLLSTTLLESMTSEEEYLKRRAKPDVSKGKGSLFILKKIYKDDMVTKLRPFVRKFLKVASKMYVLHIYTMGNRSYALAIVNILDPRREYIKGIIISRDDVITKKNEKTLDVIPGPESAILILDDNEKVWRKHNRNLIIMEQYNYFRSSFRKSKSKFKSYSEMKSDESATEGNLATVLKVLKKIHYMFFDESNRDKLIDRDVRQVYKSVQNEVLKGCKILFLMNFLIDNPKNHPRLWNMANRLGATCSTEYDPSVTHVVSRDFGTRGSRWAVKEKKILVHPRWLEAAYIMWKKQPEEDFPVTQTMKAYHPHFIKQMFTLLVFEEVKKLFSQNHDGFDEKMKRSYGTLLIFLSTYWFDFKLEKLGK; encoded by the exons ATGGACTCGGACCCTTCTAGGCCAGGCCAG GCACTAAGACTGCTTACTGAGAATTTCGGTAAACTTGAGCCGCACAACCAAAATAAGATGGAGGGCTTATTACAAGATAAAAAACTCCATTTGGTTCTTGATCTTGATCGTACGCTATTAAGCACCACTTTGTTAGAAAGTATGACATCAGAAGAGGAATATTTGAAGAGACGGGCAAAACCAG ATGTCTCAAAAGGAAAAGGGAGCCTCTTCATATTGAAGAAAATATACAAGGATGATATGGTTACCAAGTTGAGACCTTTTGTAaggaaatttttaaaagtagCAAGTAAAATGTATGTATTGCACATCTATACAATGGGCAATAGGTCTTACGCATTGGCAATTGTTAACATTCTTGACCCAAGAAGAGAGTATATCAAAGGAATTATCATATCAAGGGATGATgtgatcaccaaaaaaaatgaaaagacccTTGATGTTATCCCTGGACCAGAAAGTGCTATTTTGATTCTTGATGACAAcgaaaag GTATGGAGAAAGCATAAtagaaatctaataataatggaacaatataattatttcaGATCAAGTTTTAGAAAATCCAAATCTAAATTCAAATCATATTCTGAGATGAAGAGTGATGAAAGTGCGACTGAAGGAAATCTTGCAACTGTTCTCAAAGTTCTTAAGAAAATCCACTATATGTTCTTTGAC GAATCCAATAGAGACAAGCTTATAGACAGGGATGTGAGGCAG gtGTACAAAAGTGTACAGAATGAAGTATTAAAGGgctgtaaaattttatttctcatGAATTTCCTGATAGATAATCCGAAAAACCATCCACGGCTCTGGAATATGGCAAATCGTTTGGGTGCTACTTGTTCAACAGAATATGATCCATCAGTGACACATGTGGTGTCAAGGGATTTTGGAACAAGGGGGTCTCGTTGGGcagtgaaagagaaaaaaattttggtacATCCTCGGTGGCTTGAAGCTGCATACATTATGTGGAAAAAGCAACCTGAAGAAGACTTCCCTGTTACCCAAACCATGAAAGCATACCATCCCCATTTCATTAAACAAATGTTCACCTTGCTTGTTTTTGAAGAAGTTAAAAAGCTTTTCAGCCAAAATCATGATGGGTTTGatgagaaaatgaaaagaagctACGGCACCttacttatttttttgtcaacatATTGGTTTGATTTTAAATTGGAAAAGCTGGGAAAATAA